ggatggcagtCCTTCCCTCTAGCTGTACCACTCAGATTGGTTTTGTCTGCATACTGTCTGCTTTCAAGTGAAATCTGCAAAAGTAAGAGCATAAAGGGTTAGGTGCCAAAAATCTCTAGTAGAAAGTTGTGAGAAATGATTAATGCATAAATGGGTAGTCCTTAAATACCATCTCTCTGTAATCACAGATTGGGCACTGTAGCCCAAGTACATGCATCAACTCCTTGTTCCATATAACACTTATGGCCAGAAGCTGCTTCAAATTGCAAGTTTTCACCCTTCTGTAGTTTTGAAAAATTGAGAGTTGTGCTTGACCATCAGCTGGTGCAGCATCCTTCTGTCACCACAGGGTGCATTGCTCAGTCATTGATAAGGTAATTTTGATTTCAGTAGCCACAATTGTTAATGTTGCCACTTACTCCTTTCAAAGGATAGAAACCCTTGTAATTTTAGACCAAGACTGAAATGCAGTGGAGtgattaggttttttttcccttggcaGCATTTGGCAGATTCCAAGTAGAgagcattttgtattttgagcAGTTGAGCAGCATCAATATTTCTTTCAGCATCAAGCCTTTGCTCCAagtttatttttactgtgatCTTGCTGTAGtgcatttatttacttctgtttcCAACACCTGTCCATCTGCAGATGTTCTCCTCCCAGTACCGCTGATTAAGGAACCAAGCAGTACCGAATACACATGTATTTAAAGATCTTACTAATGCTAGAGTTTGTATTGTGTGTTATCGTTATTATGCCATAGCATCAACTGCTCActattgctttccttctctttttcagcttttttaatTGCCTGGTGAGAATGGCAAGGATTCGGATTTCTAGCACAATCATTACGCTTCTTGTTATGGTCCAGACTGGATTCCTACTCTTCATGTATACCCGGTACAATAGCTTCACACCTCATTCAGAGGAGAAATCATCTCAAGTCCACATTCTCATCCTCTCCTCCTGGAGATCGGGATCTTCTTTTGTTGGCCAGCTTTTCAGCCAGCACCCCAGTGTCTTCTACCTGATGGAGCCTGCATGGCATGTGTGGGTTACAATGTACCAGAACAGTGCCAAAGTCTTGCACATGGCGGTGCGGGACCTGGTCAGGTCTGTCTTTCTCTGTGACATGTCTGTTTTTGATGCCTACATGCCTTGGAAAAGAAACTTATCTGATCTTTTCCAGTGGGCAGTGAGTCGGGCTCTCTGTTCAGCTCCTGCTTGTGACTCCTTTCAGCGTACTGATGTTACCAGTGAAATGGCATGCAAAACTCTTTGTGGACGGTACCCATTCAGCAAGGTGGAAGAAGCCTGTAAAACTTACAGCCACGTTGTAATCAAGGAGGTTCGCTTTTTTGACTTGAAGGTCCTCTACCCACTTCTCACCGATCCATCCCTGAACCTCAAAATAATTCACTTGGTCCGTGACCCCAGGGCAGTTGTAAAGTCACGAGAACAATCAGTCAAAGCATTAGCCCGTGACAATGGAATTGTTCTGAGTACCAATGGCACTAAAGTGGAAGACAGCAAATACAAAGTAATGCAAGAGATTTGTAGAAGTCATGTTCAGATTTATGAAACAGCAACTCTAAAACCACCTAGCTTCCTTAAAGATCGCTATCTAATGATCCGTTTTGAAGATCTGGTAAGAGACCCATTGTCAGAAATCTCAGAAATGTATAAATTTGCAGATCTTAGTTTGACCCCCACACTCAAAAGCTGGGTCTACAACATCACACATGGACAGggaccaggaaaaaaaaaagaagccttcaAAATCACGTCTCGAGATGCAGTTAATGTTTCCCAGGCCTGGAGAAATGTTCTTTCAttccagaaaattaaaaaaatacaggaagttTGCAAAGGCGCTATAAACATGCTGGGCTATCAGCTAGTGgattcagaaaaagaacaaagagatCTGTCACTGGATTTAGTGTTGCCAAGAAGACAAAACCAATTCAGTTGGTCATCATTTAATCCAAAGAACTAAGCCATTACTTTGGGAGATTAGGGAGGCGAAGAAGGAAGAGAGTATCTATCTGTTGTGCAGTGTATAGGTAGTTTAAAAATCCTTGGCTAATGAGTTTAATTATCTTCCTGCCTTCTGGTTCACAAAGTaatgtaagctttttttttcttcttttcccgAGCTTCTTacaccacaaaacaaacaaacaaacaaaaaaaaatagtgaaaaactCAGCAAGATACTTGTGAGATTGCAAAATTGCAGCTGAAATGTGCTGTTTTGAGcgttgtttttaaaatataatttaaattttttCGATAAAAGACATCTTTGTTCATTGATAATAGTTTATTTCCAGTTTCATACTTAAAATATTCAAGAATCTCAGTTTTTGATTCATATAAAGGGAACAAAATATAAactaatttgctttttttttttcccccaagaatTACctgacttttttaaaaatcttgttatgcagttgtgtatttttttaggCTTCTCTTGATGCTTTTAATTTCAACAGCTGGAATATCTGCAGTGGTTCTCTTGTAAAAGGCTTAAGCAGTAGGTTATCTTACTGATAGATTTCTTAGAGCTTTGCAGTGGTAGTTCTTGCTGTCAAATACTTGAATGGGGATGTTGGCATACAATGCAAAAACCTCGGGATGCAAAAAACAAGGTGAGAAAACTTCGTTGAGTTGCTGTGGAAATAGCATATTAATGCTGTCCCAATTGTGTTTTAATACTGCAACACAGTAGGCACACACTTGATTCCTTCAGTGCAATTTGGATAATTATCCGATTTCTTCAACAATACAGATTTTGTTATTGAAGGTCACTGAGAAATGTAAGGTGCCTTTCTTAATGTAGTGCATTTCAGAGTGGACAGTACATGTTTAATCAACTCCAGGAATCCCATTAGGGCTGAAAGAAGAGTGTTGTGCTATATCTTATTTAGGATGAACAGAAAGAATTTCATCAGTGTCACTGCTGTGATCTGCTATAGGAAATGGATGTCCCTGTCACTCTGGATGTTGGTGGGCCCATTGAGAGTGTCTCCCTGGGTGTCTCTAGGGCCACATCCATTGCTCCCAGAGGTATTTCTGATTGCCCCAGAGCTAGCATTAGGGTCTGTGGCTTTGAGCACCTCTTCAGGGTTTCTAACCATAATGCAGCAAGGCTAATGCTTGTTGTGATCTCAGCAAGAAAGACACTCAGACTGCACAAAATATGTATTAAGATTCTATCTGTTGAAATtaacactggaaagaaaaaagagaatagtGTAAATGATTCTGTGTCCTTCAGATGTTGGTAAGTCTGAGTTGGGTGGAATTGGAGACACCTCCAATAAGGTGTCTGCATTGCGTATGGTGCAGATCTCATCCACAGGGAAATATTTTGAAGGATTTTCTTAGAAGAAAGTAAGTTCTGTTTATCATTTCTGTCATCAAGGGATAATCACATGTGAATCTTCTGCTTCACTTCTAAGATAAAGATGTTCAGGCGCTACAATCAACAGTGCCAAGTGTGAGCTGCCTGTAGGCTCCTTTGTTCCAGTTTACCAGCAAAGGTTATTTTGTAAGCAGTGGATCGGTGCAGCACAATGCAGGCCGGAAGGCCAAGCTGTGCGCGCAACAATAGCGCAGCTCAGGTCCTGCACCTTCCCAGGTTAGCTAACTCTTCAACCATACAGTAGTCTTCTGGGTAGGATTACTACAGGGAAACTTCCCATCCTTCATCATTCGTTTCTCTGCTCTGATCTGAGGTCTCGGTTTGACAGAGTGCACAATGCACAGTCAGTCTGCTGAGGTGGCAAATCCAGGTTTCTTACAGAGTCCAGGCTAAAAGGGGCAGGGTGGAGAAACAGACAGTTGGGATCAgggttttttcctctcaaatacTGGAGTTGAATCGTGcccccaaaggaaaaaagagggagGCTGACAGCTGTGGAGGTGGAGAGCAGTGGAGGTGGGGCGCAGGCGGCACGAAGCCCCGCGGCGGATGGTCCGCGTCCGCGGGACTGCGCTGCCGTCATGGCTGTGCGCTGCTCGGAGCGGGGCCTGTGCTGCACGGGAGGTCGTGCTGAGCTTAGCTTTGGGACAACGGTGCCGCGACCGAGCTTTAACCACTGGGATGAGGATCGTGCGGGCTGTGCGCAGAGCGGGAGACAGTTCGTATATCACTGGCACGATGGCAAAACCGAGGGGATTATCGAGGGTACCCTGGGCTGCGACCCCGCCTCGGGTACCCCACGACTCCGGGGGAGGCAGCAGCACGACGGTGGGAGGAGTGCGTTCCGGTCGGGGGCGGGCAGCGATCGGCAGCTCCCGGTGGGAGAGGAGGGTGGGGGTCGCGACCTGTGAGCGTTACCCCTGGAGGAGGCTCGGCCAGCTGCCGGGCGGCCGCGTGGGCTGTCGGAGTGCCGCTTTCGGGCGCTTTTAAGGGAGAACGCGCACGGCAAGGGGTGGCTTTTCCCGCGGCGGCGCCAAGAGAAGCCGCGGCTCCCGGCTGTGTTCGGCGGGGTTCTGCACGGTTCTCGCTCCGCTCTTCGCCATGTACACCGAAAGCACGTGCGCAGTGCCCGGAGGCTGTCCGGTGGTAGCCTACGGGTGTTCTGCGGTGAAGGCGACGAGTGAGGGCCGGGACCACCACCCCGGTGCCATGAATGCGGTCCATCAGCAGCGGCAGCCCCGGGGGATTCTCGTGGCCGCCCGGAGAGCTAGCAGAAGGGAAGACGAGAGGAGGATTGAGGAACTCCCATTCCTAGTGTATGAGAACTattgagtcacggcctgaacctgctgactgagcacctggagaaaggacccggtcagccccgggagcacaggtgaaagcaattgAGtagtgtgactggaaggggtggagcctggctgcacctctcagaccctcatttaagggctgaccgCCTCTCTAGGAGGATTCCTCCTTGGGGGAGCTTTTACCTGCTAACCTGGAATCTTCTAATATGGGTAAgcagttttcttcccttcctttatagtaCCTTTCTATCATG
The sequence above is drawn from the Gallus gallus isolate bGalGal1 chromosome 11, bGalGal1.mat.broiler.GRCg7b, whole genome shotgun sequence genome and encodes:
- the CHST6 gene encoding carbohydrate sulfotransferase 5 isoform X1, giving the protein MARIRISSTIITLLVMVQTGFLLFMYTRYNSFTPHSEEKSSQVHILILSSWRSGSSFVGQLFSQHPSVFYLMEPAWHVWVTMYQNSAKVLHMAVRDLVRSVFLCDMSVFDAYMPWKRNLSDLFQWAVSRALCSAPACDSFQRTDVTSEMACKTLCGRYPFSKVEEACKTYSHVVIKEVRFFDLKVLYPLLTDPSLNLKIIHLVRDPRAVVKSREQSVKALARDNGIVLSTNGTKVEDSKYKVMQEICRSHVQIYETATLKPPSFLKDRYLMIRFEDLVRDPLSEISEMYKFADLSLTPTLKSWVYNITHGQGPGKKKEAFKITSRDAVNVSQAWRNVLSFQKIKKIQEVCKGAINMLGYQLVDSEKEQRDLSLDLVLPRRQNQFSWSSFNPKN